One genomic window of Candidatus Zixiibacteriota bacterium includes the following:
- the ppgK gene encoding polyphosphate--glucose phosphotransferase, whose amino-acid sequence MTPLVLGFDIGGSLIKCAVVDITTGQTRTEPIQVPLPQPATPTAVFAELRAALGREKWHGPVGVGYPGVVKNGFTLTGAHLDRSFIGLNWLDDLRKLTAQPVALINDADAAGLAEIRFGAARIFAAPDAGTVLLVTLGTGIGSALFHGGRLLPNTEFGHMLMGEREAEQWAAGSVRIRENLDWPAYGARVGRFLREMEKLVSPDLIVVGGGVSENFALFGPHIDIGCATVPAELGNRAGLIGAALAVTEE is encoded by the coding sequence ATGACCCCTCTCGTCCTCGGCTTTGATATCGGCGGCTCACTAATCAAGTGTGCAGTCGTTGATATCACTACTGGGCAAACTCGAACCGAACCGATTCAAGTTCCCCTTCCCCAGCCCGCGACACCCACCGCGGTATTTGCGGAACTCAGGGCGGCCCTGGGGCGAGAGAAATGGCACGGACCGGTGGGTGTCGGATACCCCGGAGTAGTCAAAAACGGTTTCACGCTGACTGGGGCGCATTTGGACCGGAGCTTTATCGGTCTTAATTGGCTTGACGATCTGCGCAAGCTTACGGCTCAACCTGTGGCGCTCATCAACGATGCCGACGCCGCCGGTCTGGCCGAAATCCGGTTCGGCGCAGCTCGAATTTTCGCCGCACCAGATGCCGGCACCGTGTTACTTGTCACGTTGGGCACCGGAATCGGCAGCGCCCTGTTTCACGGCGGGCGACTTCTGCCCAACACCGAGTTCGGCCACATGCTGATGGGCGAGCGCGAGGCCGAGCAGTGGGCGGCGGGATCGGTACGGATTCGGGAAAATCTCGACTGGCCGGCCTACGGCGCGCGCGTAGGCCGATTCCTTCGCGAGATGGAGAAACTGGTCTCACCCGACCTGATCGTTGTTGGCGGCGGTGTCAGCGAGAACTTCGCCCTTTTTGGGCCACACATAGACATAGGGTGCGCGACAGTGCCGGCGGAACTGGGCAACCGGGCCGGTTTGATCGGCGCCGCACTGGCAGTGACAGAGGAATAG
- a CDS encoding FkbM family methyltransferase, whose product MANRNSLGDMLKRLALCYMPDRVLTELKKVHYARALRHQTPDQEPEFLVVSRLVRPGDCVIDIGANIGTYTVLLSTLVGAQGHVFAVEPVPVTFEILCSNIRRLKLQNVTAMSLAVSDHAGRVVMAIPHYPAGGENYYEASVVGSGNGVAPGLRSVEVEAHTLDSLLKAHDKPIQFIKVDVERHELACLRCAVETIASSQPSWLVEVSGDPDDPFAPAHEVMRFMDDHGYQIFWFDGRALRPRQAGDKTTNYFFLTSRHVGVLRDGGLAVAP is encoded by the coding sequence ATGGCTAATCGAAACAGTCTGGGCGACATGTTGAAACGGCTGGCCCTCTGCTACATGCCGGACCGGGTTTTAACGGAGCTCAAGAAAGTCCACTACGCACGCGCCCTGCGTCACCAGACGCCGGACCAGGAGCCGGAATTCCTCGTCGTGAGCCGGCTGGTGCGCCCGGGCGACTGTGTTATTGATATCGGGGCCAATATCGGCACTTATACGGTCCTGCTTTCTACGCTGGTTGGTGCGCAGGGACACGTTTTCGCGGTCGAGCCGGTACCAGTAACATTTGAAATACTCTGCTCCAACATCCGCCGCCTCAAACTGCAAAACGTGACCGCGATGAGCCTGGCCGTGTCGGACCATGCCGGTCGTGTGGTTATGGCCATTCCTCATTACCCTGCCGGGGGGGAGAATTACTATGAGGCGAGTGTCGTGGGGTCAGGCAATGGTGTAGCACCGGGGCTTCGATCGGTCGAGGTCGAGGCGCACACTCTCGATTCCCTGCTCAAGGCCCACGACAAGCCGATTCAATTCATAAAAGTCGATGTCGAGCGCCACGAGCTGGCCTGCCTTCGCTGCGCCGTCGAGACGATCGCGTCCAGTCAGCCATCGTGGCTGGTCGAAGTTTCGGGTGATCCCGATGACCCTTTTGCTCCCGCCCATGAAGTAATGAGATTCATGGACGATCACGGATATCAGATATTCTGGTTCGACGGCCGCGCACTGCGGCCAAGGCAGGCCGGAGACAAAACGACGAACTACTTCTTCTTGACGTCCCGTCATGTGGGGGTTCTCAGGGACGGCGGCTTAGCGGTTGCTCCCTAA
- a CDS encoding FlgD immunoglobulin-like domain containing protein, whose amino-acid sequence MKQVPIHTGRPYVEPLQVDRGYSVRSIPDGGFLIAGTTSSYGRGKFDGVAIRTNPIGTVEWQRTFGGAASDYCYYSVTDNNAWVLIGHTYSYGAGASDIFLNKITASGATSVEDKPAESLPDVFTLEQNYPNPFNAGTTIEFTLTQRADVTLTIHNILGQTVREWTLGESSPGLHSVAWNGDDKYGHEAASGVYLYSLHAGPHRVTRKMVLLK is encoded by the coding sequence GTGAAGCAGGTCCCGATCCACACCGGGCGCCCTTACGTGGAACCGCTCCAGGTCGATCGGGGTTATTCCGTACGTTCGATTCCCGACGGCGGCTTTTTGATCGCGGGAACGACATCATCGTACGGCCGAGGGAAGTTTGACGGAGTTGCTATCCGCACCAACCCGATCGGCACGGTCGAATGGCAACGCACGTTCGGCGGGGCGGCCTCGGACTACTGCTATTACTCAGTGACGGATAACAACGCCTGGGTGCTGATCGGACACACCTATTCCTATGGCGCGGGAGCTTCGGACATCTTCCTTAACAAGATCACCGCCAGCGGGGCAACGTCGGTCGAGGACAAGCCCGCTGAGTCATTGCCGGACGTATTCACACTTGAACAGAACTATCCCAATCCGTTCAATGCCGGCACCACAATCGAATTCACGCTGACCCAGCGCGCCGATGTCACTCTGACTATTCACAACATCCTCGGGCAGACGGTGCGTGAGTGGACATTGGGCGAGTCCTCCCCCGGTTTGCATTCAGTTGCCTGGAATGGGGACGATAAATACGGCCATGAGGCTGCCTCGGGAGTCTATCTGTATTCCCTCCACGCCGGCCCACACCGGGTCACCAGGAAGATGGTTCTGCTGAAGTAG
- a CDS encoding carboxypeptidase-like regulatory domain-containing protein, with product MDRDLLHSDYYFDGRDLYLKVGLYGPLFGLHMKFDFSLLRVLLPLDESFPAFQKLKRQKERKQLLEKKAALKDVLQLSRSRDYVAGGALDWRASTAPIGGGAQYFDLDFGAVVLGGDLTLSGGGSTRTGFDEDRLNYLWHYYFDNNKYITQGELGRIHTAGPIPRSLTGALVTNKPQIRRKYFQTIQVGGQPGPGWEVELYVDGRLVDYQETDASGRYDFNVDVYYGASNVEIKRYGPNAEIETEEQHFRIPFNLIPRNEIEYSAAIGQGRGRDNGRSFVEASAYYGLMSRVTAGVSADVPTDPLENQTPFYAFEATIQPATNFTLAGSASPDNRLMLDANYVWPSVVSFGAHAAKYYENEFTNALGQQYRWQFSISSPLRVFGRYLGLRYNITQDQYLTFGTTNMTYGINTAIKPVHFNYVGQYQVKRGDAGSVLASQLSSKIMGSIQFHRRFRPQFRLDYDHTNNEITRYGASLTKRLWRSGQLTLSYESSPASQFTTFLATLHFFTGLFESSNRTQVSSGRVNVTQMHQGSIRFDQHKTRFIFDRRRAVGYGTAVVRPFLDDNYNGRKDPNEQTIPGLKAKISGVSGQPRGDERTYYYDRLRPYDEYLVQIDQYSLDDPTLKPSNENYQVTLNPSVVTEIEVPIVTASEVSGSVKRQVGAGTAGLGGIRVQVFNISKDVLTEITTFNDGEYYFLGLLPGSYRAYVDPEQLKRGGYRSQPEAIEFDVKPVTGGLQIENISFLLIPATQANEQ from the coding sequence GTGGATCGGGACCTGCTTCACTCGGATTACTATTTCGACGGCCGAGATCTCTACTTGAAAGTCGGGTTGTACGGCCCGCTGTTCGGCCTGCACATGAAGTTCGATTTCTCGCTGCTTCGCGTGCTTCTGCCGCTCGACGAGAGCTTCCCGGCTTTTCAAAAGCTCAAGCGCCAGAAAGAACGCAAGCAGCTCCTGGAGAAAAAAGCCGCGCTCAAAGACGTACTGCAGTTATCTCGTTCGCGAGATTACGTCGCCGGCGGTGCGCTTGACTGGCGCGCCTCGACCGCCCCGATCGGCGGCGGCGCGCAGTATTTCGATCTCGACTTCGGCGCCGTGGTGCTCGGGGGCGACCTCACTCTCTCCGGAGGCGGCAGTACGCGCACCGGATTCGACGAAGACCGCCTGAATTACCTCTGGCACTACTACTTCGACAATAACAAGTACATCACCCAGGGTGAACTCGGCCGGATCCACACTGCCGGTCCGATACCTCGAAGCCTTACCGGCGCGCTCGTAACCAACAAGCCGCAGATTCGTCGCAAGTACTTTCAGACGATCCAGGTCGGCGGCCAACCTGGGCCGGGCTGGGAGGTCGAACTATATGTCGACGGCCGTCTGGTCGACTACCAGGAGACCGATGCCTCCGGCCGGTACGATTTCAATGTCGACGTGTATTACGGTGCGTCGAATGTCGAAATCAAGCGCTACGGCCCCAACGCCGAGATCGAAACCGAAGAGCAGCATTTTCGCATCCCCTTCAATCTGATTCCCCGCAACGAGATTGAATACTCGGCGGCAATCGGGCAGGGGCGCGGTCGCGATAACGGACGCAGTTTCGTCGAGGCGAGTGCGTATTACGGTCTGATGTCACGCGTGACCGCGGGTGTTTCCGCCGATGTCCCGACCGATCCTCTCGAAAACCAGACGCCGTTCTATGCTTTCGAGGCCACGATCCAGCCCGCGACCAATTTCACGTTAGCCGGATCGGCATCGCCGGATAACCGGCTCATGCTGGACGCCAACTACGTGTGGCCGTCGGTAGTCTCGTTCGGCGCTCACGCCGCGAAGTACTACGAGAACGAGTTTACCAATGCCTTGGGTCAGCAATATCGCTGGCAGTTCTCGATCTCGAGCCCGCTGCGCGTTTTCGGCCGGTACCTCGGGCTGCGATACAATATCACGCAGGACCAGTATCTCACTTTCGGCACGACCAACATGACCTACGGCATCAACACGGCGATCAAACCGGTTCACTTTAACTACGTGGGGCAGTATCAAGTCAAGAGGGGCGACGCCGGTTCGGTATTGGCCAGCCAGCTCTCCAGCAAGATCATGGGGTCGATTCAGTTTCATCGCCGCTTCCGACCCCAATTCCGCCTTGACTACGATCACACCAATAACGAAATCACGCGTTACGGGGCATCATTGACCAAGCGGCTCTGGCGTTCCGGGCAACTGACGCTGTCGTACGAGAGCAGTCCCGCCTCGCAGTTCACCACGTTCCTGGCGACTTTGCATTTCTTCACCGGCCTCTTCGAATCATCTAACCGCACCCAGGTCTCGTCGGGGCGCGTTAACGTGACGCAGATGCATCAGGGATCGATCCGGTTTGACCAGCACAAAACCAGGTTCATATTTGACCGTCGCCGGGCGGTCGGCTACGGTACTGCTGTCGTGCGGCCGTTCCTTGATGACAATTACAATGGCCGCAAGGATCCCAACGAACAAACCATCCCCGGGCTCAAGGCGAAAATCTCCGGCGTTTCCGGCCAGCCGCGCGGCGACGAACGGACTTACTACTATGATCGCTTGCGCCCCTATGATGAATATCTCGTTCAGATTGACCAGTACAGCCTCGACGACCCCACACTCAAGCCGAGCAACGAAAACTATCAGGTAACGCTCAATCCCAGCGTGGTGACTGAAATCGAGGTGCCGATTGTAACCGCCAGCGAAGTCAGCGGCTCAGTCAAACGCCAGGTGGGCGCCGGCACCGCAGGCCTTGGCGGCATTCGCGTGCAAGTATTCAATATCTCCAAGGATGTCCTGACCGAAATCACCACTTTCAATGACGGTGAGTACTATTTTCTCGGCCTGCTGCCCGGATCTTATCGCGCCTATGTCGATCCAGAACAGTTGAAACGGGGCGGCTACCGCTCGCAGCCGGAAGCGATCGAGTTCGATGTCAAACCGGTGACCGGCGGCCTGCAGATTGAGAACATCAGTTTTCTCCTGATTCCAGCGACACAAGCGAACGAGCAGTAG
- the pepF gene encoding oligoendopeptidase F: MKRQQNGLAMSIIAALLLCATIAQAGPNTSNRDSIPDKYKWDLGQIYTDWAAWEQGLARLQQLMDEYAALKGTLASGPQAILKASQVGDELGMLAYKVYRYAGLHNAQDMRDNEVSGRLQQVQLAFVRFGIATAWYNPELLSIPWETMQQWLDSTPELKPYRYGISDLYRQQTHVLTEDKEQLLAYYSQVNAAPSEIYGELTTSDIKYPETILSDGNTVKLTPGAYYSILSSNRNQADRAKAFETFYGVYHDYRNTYAAIYNGILQRDWATAQARNYSSCLESYLDADNVPVEVYKTLVNTVRAGTGPLRRYYKLVRERLGLAEYHLYDGMIPLVEFDKRYDYDQIQPVIIQAMAPLGKDYQTRLKTAFESRWIDVYENEGKRTGAFSASTYGVHPFLLLNYNETLTDFYTVAHELGHCMHSMLSHETQPFSTSEPTIFVAEVASTMNEALLLDYQLARTKDPVERIALLTRAINSIDGTFYTQTMWADYEMRMHEAVEKGMPITAESIRDLYSGLQEEYYGDAVTVDEFYRFVWTRISHFYNSPFYVYKYATCYATSAKLTAEITSKDKKVKQAGLDRYMTLLKSGSNDYPMELLRKAGVDLSKPETFQAIVDKLDQYVTLLEKELAKL; encoded by the coding sequence ATGAAACGGCAGCAAAACGGTTTGGCCATGTCGATCATCGCGGCCCTGCTACTGTGCGCAACGATCGCGCAGGCCGGCCCGAACACATCGAATCGCGACTCAATCCCCGACAAGTACAAGTGGGACCTGGGCCAGATCTATACCGACTGGGCGGCCTGGGAGCAGGGCCTGGCCCGGCTTCAGCAGCTTATGGATGAATACGCGGCGCTGAAAGGTACTCTCGCGAGCGGACCGCAGGCGATACTCAAGGCCTCCCAGGTGGGCGACGAGCTCGGCATGCTGGCATACAAAGTCTACCGTTACGCCGGTCTTCACAACGCCCAGGACATGCGTGACAACGAAGTGTCCGGCAGACTGCAGCAGGTGCAGCTGGCCTTTGTCAGGTTCGGCATAGCCACCGCCTGGTACAATCCGGAACTGTTGTCGATTCCGTGGGAAACCATGCAGCAGTGGCTCGATTCCACGCCCGAATTGAAGCCGTACCGCTACGGCATATCGGACCTGTATCGTCAGCAGACGCACGTGCTCACTGAGGACAAAGAACAGCTCCTGGCGTACTACTCCCAGGTCAACGCCGCCCCGAGCGAAATCTACGGTGAGCTGACTACCAGCGATATCAAGTACCCTGAGACGATTCTCTCCGACGGCAACACGGTCAAGCTGACCCCGGGAGCCTATTACAGCATCCTGTCGTCCAACCGGAATCAGGCTGATCGCGCCAAGGCGTTCGAGACGTTCTACGGTGTATATCACGATTATCGCAACACCTATGCCGCGATCTACAACGGTATCCTCCAGCGCGATTGGGCAACGGCCCAGGCGCGCAACTACAGCTCATGCCTGGAGTCGTATCTCGATGCCGACAACGTGCCGGTGGAAGTCTACAAGACGCTGGTGAACACGGTCCGAGCCGGCACCGGCCCGCTGCGGCGCTACTACAAACTGGTCAGGGAAAGACTCGGCCTGGCGGAGTATCATCTCTACGACGGCATGATACCGCTTGTGGAATTCGACAAACGCTACGACTACGATCAAATCCAGCCGGTAATAATCCAAGCGATGGCGCCCCTCGGCAAGGACTATCAGACGCGGCTCAAGACGGCGTTTGAGAGCCGGTGGATCGATGTCTACGAAAACGAAGGCAAGCGCACCGGGGCCTTCTCCGCGTCCACCTACGGTGTTCACCCGTTCCTGCTGCTGAACTACAACGAGACGCTGACGGATTTCTACACGGTCGCCCACGAACTCGGACACTGCATGCATTCGATGCTGTCGCACGAAACGCAGCCGTTCTCGACTTCCGAGCCGACCATTTTCGTAGCCGAGGTGGCGTCGACCATGAACGAGGCGCTGCTGCTCGATTACCAGCTCGCCAGGACCAAGGATCCGGTCGAAAGAATTGCGCTGCTGACACGGGCCATCAACAGCATCGACGGCACCTTCTACACGCAGACCATGTGGGCCGATTACGAGATGCGGATGCACGAGGCCGTGGAGAAGGGCATGCCGATTACCGCGGAATCGATTCGCGATCTGTACTCCGGCTTGCAGGAGGAATACTACGGTGACGCCGTGACGGTCGATGAGTTTTATCGGTTCGTATGGACGCGCATCAGCCACTTCTATAACTCGCCTTTCTACGTGTACAAGTATGCCACTTGTTATGCTACATCGGCGAAGCTGACAGCGGAAATCACGTCGAAGGACAAGAAGGTGAAACAGGCCGGGTTGGATCGTTACATGACACTATTGAAGTCGGGCAGCAACGACTATCCGATGGAACTGCTGAGGAAAGCGGGAGTTGATTTGAGCAAGCCGGAGACTTTCCAGGCGATAGTGGACAAGCTCGATCAATATGTAACGCTGCTGGAGAAGGAGCTTGCGAAGTTGTAG
- a CDS encoding thioesterase family protein gives MPYTYHTTIKLYDTDAAGIVFFGNYFRLAHDVYQTFLEEHGIRFADVLGEGRLLLPIVHAEADYTKPLVVGDKVAITLNCAGISTHSFVLDYEMMRDGSLSAGKVSTVHVLIDRASNTKTPLPDKLRRALETILESE, from the coding sequence ATGCCTTACACATACCACACCACTATCAAGCTCTACGACACCGACGCCGCCGGGATCGTCTTTTTCGGCAATTACTTTCGCCTGGCGCACGATGTCTATCAGACATTTCTCGAAGAACATGGTATCAGGTTTGCCGATGTGCTCGGCGAGGGCCGCCTGCTCTTGCCGATCGTCCATGCCGAGGCGGACTATACCAAGCCGCTAGTTGTCGGCGACAAAGTCGCGATCACTCTCAACTGTGCCGGCATCTCCACCCACTCGTTCGTGCTCGACTACGAGATGATGCGCGACGGTTCGCTTTCGGCCGGAAAAGTGAGCACGGTGCATGTCCTGATTGACCGCGCGTCAAACACCAAGACCCCGCTACCTGACAAATTGCGGCGCGCGCTGGAGACCATTCTCGAGAGCGAATAG
- the menE gene encoding o-succinylbenzoate--CoA ligase — MNKLASPLAAATRRFGDLPAFIAGDITLSWRDTKIAVDLLAERLREHGVRTGDRIAVIEGNRIEVPLLILANLQIGAVTVLLSPRFPAATLSSMRTDAGCTHRALWPDSRTPSGSSQPLETRLPSIRELLSQIEHPRPDTTPRETPTVDPDQPATVVFTSGTSGTPRAALHSIGNHYFNALASNENLPVMPGDRWLLSLPLYHVGGLSVVFRCLLAGAAVVFADSATELTGPIIRDQITHLSMVPTQLRRLLAESDLPAAASSLKAILLGGGPIPKPLLNQALSAGLPVRVTYGLTEMTSQVATGTTQEPDRPRVLSHCQVKIADDGEILTRGKTLFLGYVAGAEVHLPLDPDGWYHTGDIGSVDDTGALSVRGRKDNMFVSGGENIHPEAIESALCAIEGIDEAIVVPVPDAEFDARPVAFIRYRSDINLSNAHSELPEETRFRYDHVSLSGELTKTLPRFMLPIAFHPWPHGYSPSGLKTDRAFFIQLAKKLHRPRT, encoded by the coding sequence TACAAAGATCGCGGTCGATCTCCTCGCCGAACGGTTGCGTGAGCACGGAGTGAGGACCGGCGACCGGATCGCGGTAATCGAAGGCAACCGAATCGAGGTGCCGCTGCTCATTCTCGCGAACTTGCAAATCGGCGCCGTTACTGTCCTGCTCAGCCCACGCTTTCCTGCCGCCACGCTCTCGTCGATGCGCACTGACGCCGGCTGCACGCATCGCGCCTTGTGGCCGGACAGCCGCACGCCGTCGGGATCGTCACAGCCGCTCGAAACTCGGCTGCCATCTATTCGTGAACTTCTCAGTCAGATAGAGCATCCCCGACCCGACACCACTCCGCGGGAAACCCCAACTGTCGATCCCGATCAACCTGCTACTGTTGTTTTCACTTCCGGCACTTCAGGCACACCCAGGGCGGCGCTTCACAGTATCGGAAATCACTATTTCAATGCCCTCGCCTCGAATGAAAACTTGCCGGTGATGCCGGGTGATCGCTGGCTATTGTCTCTGCCGCTTTATCATGTCGGCGGCCTGAGTGTTGTTTTTCGGTGCCTGCTTGCGGGTGCCGCGGTCGTGTTCGCAGATAGCGCCACTGAGTTGACCGGGCCGATCATTCGGGACCAGATTACCCACCTCTCAATGGTTCCCACGCAACTGCGACGCCTTCTTGCTGAGTCCGATCTGCCCGCGGCGGCGTCATCCCTCAAAGCGATACTGCTTGGCGGCGGTCCGATACCAAAGCCGTTGCTTAATCAGGCGCTGTCGGCGGGCCTTCCGGTGCGAGTCACCTACGGCCTCACCGAGATGACCTCGCAGGTTGCCACCGGAACTACGCAAGAGCCGGATCGGCCACGCGTGCTTTCCCATTGCCAGGTGAAGATCGCTGACGATGGCGAGATTCTTACAAGAGGCAAGACACTGTTTCTCGGATACGTCGCCGGCGCGGAAGTGCATTTGCCGCTCGACCCCGACGGATGGTATCACACCGGCGATATCGGGTCGGTGGACGACACCGGCGCGCTGTCCGTGCGTGGCCGCAAAGACAATATGTTCGTCTCTGGCGGGGAGAACATCCATCCCGAGGCTATCGAATCCGCGCTCTGCGCGATTGAGGGAATCGATGAGGCGATTGTCGTGCCGGTCCCTGACGCTGAATTCGATGCGCGACCGGTGGCGTTTATCCGGTATCGATCCGACATCAATCTCTCAAACGCGCATTCAGAACTGCCTGAAGAGACTCGCTTTCGCTACGATCATGTCTCGCTCAGCGGCGAGCTTACGAAAACTCTCCCCCGGTTCATGCTGCCGATTGCGTTCCATCCCTGGCCCCACGGATACTCCCCGTCCGGCCTGAAAACCGACCGCGCGTTCTTTATCCAATTGGCTAAGAAACTTCACCGCCCGCGGACCTAA